The nucleotide sequence CTCATGACACGCTCCGCCACCGGGCTCGACACCGACCAGGCCCTGCTGCTGGACAACCAGCTGTGCTTCGCCCTGTACTCGGCCTCGCTGGCCATGACCAAGCTGTACAAGCCGCTGCTGGCCGAGCTGGGCCTGACCTACCCGCAGTACCTGGCCATGCTGGCCCTGTGGGAACGCGACGGCCTGACCGTGTCCGAACTGGGCGAGCGGCTGTCGCTGGACTCGGGCACGCTCACGCCCCTGCTCAAGCGGCTGGAGGCGGCCGGCCTGGTCGCCCGGCTGCGCGCGGTGGAGGACGAGCGCCGGGTCTACGTCACGCTCACGGCCGCCGGCCGCCGGCTCAAGGCGCGCGCCCGCAAAATCCCCGGCTGCATCCTGGCGGCCAGCCGGTGCTCGCTGCCCGAGCTGCGCCAGCTGGTCGGGCAGGTGCGCGGCCTGCGCGAGCAGCTGGCCGCGGCTTCGCCGCCCTCCTGATCCATCCGCGCTTCGACCCCGAAGCTTTCTCACCCTCAACCACAAGGAACCCCACCATGGCCCAGCTCGAAAAAGTCCTCTACACCGCCAAGGCCCACACCACGGGCGGGCGCGACGGCGCCGCGCGCACCGACGACGGCCGCCTGGACGTCAAGCTGTCCTCGCCCGGCACCTCGGGCACCGGCACCAACCCCGAGCAGCTGTTCGCCGCCGGCTATTCCGCCTGCTTCATCGGCGCGATGAAGGCGGTGGCGCCCAAGGTCGGCGTGACCGTGCCGCAGGACGCGTCCATCGATGCCGAGGTCGACCTGGGCCCGATCCCGAACGCGTACGGCATCGCCGCGCGCCTGAACGTGCGCCTGCCCGGCCTGGACCGCGCCCAGGCCCAGAAGCTGGTGGACGCCGCCCACCAGGTCTGCCCCTACTCCAACGCCACACGCGGCAACGTCGACGTCAAGATCAACCTGCTCTGACGACGCGCGGCGACAATCGCCGCATGGTCTCCCATCCCTACGAGGCGCTCACGCCCGACCGGGTCCAGGACGCGCTGGACCAGGTCGGCCTGCGCGGCGACGGCCGGCTGCTGGCGCTGAGCTCGTACGAGAACCGCGTCTACCTGGTCCACCTGGAAGAGGTGCACCAGGGCTGTGACGCGGTGGTCCTCAAGTTCTACCGGCCCGGGCGCTGGAGCGAGGACCAGATCCTGGAGGAGCATGCGCTCGCACGGGAGCTGGCCGCCGCCGAGGTGCCCATGGTGGCGCCGCTGGCGCTGGGCGGCGCGACGCTGCACCGCTTCGGCGGTTTCGATTTCAGCGTCAGCCCGCGCCGGGGCGGGCGGGCGCCCGAGCTGGACGATGCCGAGGTGCTCGAGTGGATCGGCCGGTTCCTGGCGCGTATCCACAGCGTTGGTGCGGCTCGGCCGTTCGATGTGCGGCCGGCGCTGGATGCGCAGACCTTCGCCATCGAGCCGCGCGACTGGCTGCTGGCGCACCGTGCCATCCCGCTGGATGTGGAGGCAGCGTGGCGCGACGCCTGCGAAGCCGCCATCGCCAAGATAGCCGAGCGCCTGGCCGCGGGTCCCGGCGGCTTCGCGTTCCAGCGCCTGCGGCTGCATGGCGACTGCCACCCCGGCAACATCCTGTGGACGCCCGACGCGGGCCCGCATTTCGTGGACCTGGACGACGCCCGCACCGGCCCGGCCGTGCAGGACCTGTGGATGCTGCTGTCGGGCGAGCGGGCGCAGCGCCAGCGCCAGCTGGGCGCGCTGCTGGACGGCTATGAGCAGTTCCGCGACTTCGACCGGCGCGAGCTGGCGCTGATCGAGCCCCTGCGCACCCTGCGCCTGATCCATTACAGCGCCTGGCTGGCGCGCCGCTGGGACGATCCCGCCTTTCCGCGCGCCTTTCCCTGGTTCGGCAGCAGCGACTACTGGAAGGGGCAGGTGCAGATGCTCGAAGAGCAGCTGGAGGCGATGGACGAGCCGGTGCTGATCGTGTGATTTCTGACAGTGGGCAACTTACGGCGGATAAGCTAGATTGGTCCGATGCCGCCCGATCACACCGACCACGCTTCTCCTGCCGGCAACTCTTCGGATTTCTTTGCGCACTCCTCGCCGGATGGTGACCGGTCGCGCTGGCAACCATTGGTCGAACACCTGCGAAGCGCAGGCGATCTTGCTGCGCAGCGCGCGACGATTTTTGGTGCGGAAGCAGCGGCGCGGGTGCAAGGTGAACTGCATGACCTGGGCAAGTACACGGATGCGTTCCAACGCCGGCTCGCTGGCGATGCCCGCAGCGTTGACCATTCCACCTGGGGAGCCAAAGTCGCTGTCGAGCGCTATAAGGCGGCCGGGCAGCTGCTGGCCTACGGTATCGCGGGGCACCACGCCGGCCTCGCCAACGGGCAAGGAGAAGGCGAGCGCACGGCACTGGCGACCCGATTGCTCGACAGTGAGTTGGAGCCGTTGCACCCTGTGTGGGAGCAGGAAATCCGCCTGCCGGCGGAGCTGGCGCTGCCTCGGCTGAAAGCCCATCCTCAACGTAAACAATTCCAGCATGCGTTCTTCACTCGCATGCTTTTCTCGTGTCTGGTTGACGCAGATTTCATCGACACCGAAAGGTATTACCTTGAACTCAGCGGCAAAGTGCCTGCACGGACCGGCGCCTATCCTTCATTAGAGACCCTGCGGGCTCAACTGAACGCCTATCTACAAGGCCTGCCTCGGGAAGGCGATGTCAATCCGGTCAGGACTCGCATTTTGGACCATGTCCGGTCCATGAGCGAATGCACTCCAGGCCTGTTCTCGCTGACGGTGCCCACGGGCGGTGGCAAGACGCTGGCTTCTCTCGCCTTCGCGCTGGACCATGCCATTCGCCACGGCTTGCGAAGGGTGATCTTCGTCATCCCCTTTACTAGTGTGGTGGAACAGAACGCCGCCGTATTTCGCCGCGCCCTCGGGACTTTGGGTGATATAGCCGTCCTCGAACATCACAGCGCATTCGTGGAGCAGCCCCCGCCGCGGGAGGACCCCGAGAAGTACCAGTCCTTCAAAAAGCTGCGGCTAGCCATGGAAAACTGGGACGCGCCGATTGTGGTGACTACCGCAGTGCAGTTCTTCGAGAGCTTGTTCGCCGCCCGGCCGTCACAGTGCCGAAAGCTGCACAACACCGCGGGCAGCGTGGTGGTCATCGACGAAGCGCAGACGATGCCGCTCAAGCTGCTGCGCCCCTGTGTGGCAGCCATTGACGAACTGGCGCGCAACTACCGTTCCAGCGTGGTGCTCTGCACCGCCACGCAGCCAGCGCTGGAAGCGCCTCGCTTCGAGGGCGGGCTCGATAACAACGAGGTACGCGAACTCGCGCCCGACCCGCCTAGACTCTATAAGGAACTGGAGCGTGTGCGCGTGCGCCACGTCGGGACACTGGACGACGCAGCATTGGCTGGCCATCTGCGCACGCGGGACCAGGTGCTGTGCATTGTCAACAACCGCCGTCATGCCCGGGCCATGTATCAGGCCATCATCGATCTTCCCGGCGCCAGACACCTGTCGACGCTGATGTGCGCAAAACACCGCAGTCAAGTGCTCGAAGAGATCCGGGGATTGCTTGAGGCTCGCCAGCCGTGCCGCCTCGTTGCGACGTCTTTGATCGAGGCGGGTGTGGACGTCGACTTTTCCACGGTGCTGCGCGCTGAGGCCGGCCTCGACTCCATTGCGCAGGCCGCAGGCCGCTGCAACCGCGAGGGGCGACGTTCATCGGAAACCAGCGAGGTGCTGGTGTTTGCAACGGCCAACGAGGACTGGGCGCCACCGGCGGAACTCAAGCAGTACGCCCAGGCGGCCCGCGAAGTGCTGCGCCGGCATGAACAGGACCCGCTGGGGCCGCAAGCCATTGCTGAGTACTTCCGACTGCTGTACTGGCAGCAAGGCAGCGACGCACTGGACGCTCACAACCTCATGGGCCTGCTGCGCGAAAGCCGCCTGGACAGCCTGCCGATGGAGACGCTGGCGACCAAGTTCCAGATGATCGACAACGTGCAGATGCCGGTAATCGTGCCCTACAACGACGAGGCGCGCGAAGCACTGGCCGCACTGCGGTTTGCTGAGCCGAAGGGCGGTATCGGCGGGCTCGCGCGAAAGCTGCAGCCTTACCTCGTCCAGCTACCCCGACAAGGGTTCCACGCGCTCAGAGACGCTGGCGCCGTTCAGCCCGTGGCCGCTCAGAAGTGGGGGGAGCAGTTCATGGAACTGGTGCACGAGGATTTGTATGACTTGAGGTTCGGATTAGATTGGAGAAATCCCAGTTTTGTGCAGGCGGATCGGCTGCATTGGTAAGCCCTTCAGGAAGTGATAAAAGGTCTCCCGAGCAACCGGTGAACCTCTAACACAGGGATCGAGATGGCATTTGGAATCAAGCTATATGTTTGGGGAGACCGCGCATGCTTCACCCGTCCAGAGATGAAGGTAGAACGCGTTTCCTATGACGTGATCACTCCGTCGGCGGCGCGCGGCATCCTTGATGCCATCCACTGGAAGCCGGCCATCCGGTGGCACGTGAATCGCATTCACGTCCTCAAGCCCATTCGGTTCGAGTCGATCCGGCGAAACGAAGTGGGCGGAAAGCTGTCGGCTGCCAGCGTGGCAAAGGCGATGAGCGCCGGGTCCACCGCAGGGCTGCCTAACTATGTGGACGAAGACCGGCAGCAACGTGCCGCCACCATCCTGCGCGATGTGGCCTACGTCATCGAGGCGCATTTCGAGCTGACAGCCAAGGCAGGACCAGACGACTCCGTCGGCAAGCACCTGGACATCTTCAACCGTCGAGCACGCAAGGGGCAGTGCTTCCAGATGCCTTGCTTGGGAGTTCGGGAGTTCCCGGGGCATTTCAAGCTGTTGGAGGAAGGCGAAGCCCTGCCTTCGTCACATGGCAGCCTCAAGGGCTCGCGCGACCTGGGCTGGATGCTGCACGACATCGACTTCGAGTACGGCGCAACCCCGCGCTTCTTCCGCGCCACCATGAATGATGGCGTCATTGACGTGCCGGCGTGGAGCAGCGAGGAGGTCAAGGCATGATCCTGCAGGCCCTTCACGGCTATTACCAACGCCTGCTGGAGCGCGGGGAGCCAGGGCTCTCGCCTTTCGGCTACAGCCCGGAAAAAATCAGCTATGCCATCCTGCTGGCGCCAGATGGCCGGCTGGTTGACGTGAGCAGCATCCGGGACCATTCAGGCAAGAAGCCAGTGCCTCGCCTGCTGAATGTCCCGCAGCCAGAGAAACGGACAGTGGGCATCAAGCCCAACTTCCTATGGGACAAGACGAGCTACGTGCTGGGGGTCAGCGCGACCAGCAAACGGGCCGACAAGGAGCACGAGGCCTTCAAGGCGTTGCACCTGCAAATCCTGGCCGGAACGGACGACCCAGCACTCAAGGCACTGCTGGCTTTTTTGTCCATCTGGAATCCTGAGCGTTTCAAGGCACCTCCCTTCAACGAAGAGATGCGCGATGCCAACCTGGTGTTCCGCCTCGACGGCGAGGCCATGTACCTGCACGAGCGCCCTGCCGCACAGCTCGCGCGGGCACGATTGCTGGCCGGGGCTGGTAACGAAGGCTCTGCCACTGGTGAGTGCCTTGTTACCGGTGAGCACCTGCCCTTGGCTCGCCTGCATCCTCCTATCAAGGGCGTGAACGGTGCACAGAGCTCCGGGGCATCCATCGTCTCCTTCAATCTCGAATCCTTCGGGTCCTACGGCAAAAGCCAGGGCGAGAACGCCCCGATTTCCGAGCAGGCGGCATTTGCCTACACCACAGTCCTGAACCACCTGCTACGGCGTGGCGAGCACAACCGGCAGCGGATACAGGTCGGAGACGCCACCGTGGTGTTCTGGGCCGAAGCTGCTGATGCCGACGAAGCCGCAACGGCCGAGTCACTGCTTGGCGACATGCTCAACGCGCCGCCTGACGACAGCCAAGAGGCAGGGCGGGTGCGTGAGGCACTGGAGAAAGCAAGCAAGGGCAGGCCGCTGCGCGACATCGACCCGAAGCTCCATGACGAAACGCGCATGTATGTGCTGGGTCTGGCGCCCAACGCCTCTCGCATTTCCATCCGCTTCTGGCAGACCGGCACGTTGGGCGATCTCGCGCAGCGTCTGGCCCAGCATGAGGCAGACATGCGCATCGAGCCAGTTCCCTGGAAAACTGCGCCTGCCGCGCGCCGCCTGGTCCTGGCCACGGTCCCCAACCGCGAAGGGGCCATGCCGAAGATGGACGACGCCTTCAATAACCTGGCCGGCGAACTGATGCGGGCCATCCTGAGCGGCGGCCTCTATCCGCAAAGCCTGCTAGCCAACACCCTCATGCGCATTCGTTCCGACGGCAACCTGTCGGGAATGCGCGCAGCCTTGTGCAAGGGCATCCTGGCGCGCCAGCGGCGCCTGGGCATCAACACCAACGACGAGGAGGTCCCCGTGAGTCTCGACAAACAATCCCTCAACCCAGCCTA is from Ramlibacter tataouinensis TTB310 and encodes:
- a CDS encoding CRISPR-associated helicase/endonuclease Cas3 is translated as MPPDHTDHASPAGNSSDFFAHSSPDGDRSRWQPLVEHLRSAGDLAAQRATIFGAEAAARVQGELHDLGKYTDAFQRRLAGDARSVDHSTWGAKVAVERYKAAGQLLAYGIAGHHAGLANGQGEGERTALATRLLDSELEPLHPVWEQEIRLPAELALPRLKAHPQRKQFQHAFFTRMLFSCLVDADFIDTERYYLELSGKVPARTGAYPSLETLRAQLNAYLQGLPREGDVNPVRTRILDHVRSMSECTPGLFSLTVPTGGGKTLASLAFALDHAIRHGLRRVIFVIPFTSVVEQNAAVFRRALGTLGDIAVLEHHSAFVEQPPPREDPEKYQSFKKLRLAMENWDAPIVVTTAVQFFESLFAARPSQCRKLHNTAGSVVVIDEAQTMPLKLLRPCVAAIDELARNYRSSVVLCTATQPALEAPRFEGGLDNNEVRELAPDPPRLYKELERVRVRHVGTLDDAALAGHLRTRDQVLCIVNNRRHARAMYQAIIDLPGARHLSTLMCAKHRSQVLEEIRGLLEARQPCRLVATSLIEAGVDVDFSTVLRAEAGLDSIAQAAGRCNREGRRSSETSEVLVFATANEDWAPPAELKQYAQAAREVLRRHEQDPLGPQAIAEYFRLLYWQQGSDALDAHNLMGLLRESRLDSLPMETLATKFQMIDNVQMPVIVPYNDEAREALAALRFAEPKGGIGGLARKLQPYLVQLPRQGFHALRDAGAVQPVAAQKWGEQFMELVHEDLYDLRFGLDWRNPSFVQADRLHW
- a CDS encoding MarR family winged helix-turn-helix transcriptional regulator; its protein translation is MTRSATGLDTDQALLLDNQLCFALYSASLAMTKLYKPLLAELGLTYPQYLAMLALWERDGLTVSELGERLSLDSGTLTPLLKRLEAAGLVARLRAVEDERRVYVTLTAAGRRLKARARKIPGCILAASRCSLPELRQLVGQVRGLREQLAAASPPS
- a CDS encoding serine/threonine protein kinase; the encoded protein is MVSHPYEALTPDRVQDALDQVGLRGDGRLLALSSYENRVYLVHLEEVHQGCDAVVLKFYRPGRWSEDQILEEHALARELAAAEVPMVAPLALGGATLHRFGGFDFSVSPRRGGRAPELDDAEVLEWIGRFLARIHSVGAARPFDVRPALDAQTFAIEPRDWLLAHRAIPLDVEAAWRDACEAAIAKIAERLAAGPGGFAFQRLRLHGDCHPGNILWTPDAGPHFVDLDDARTGPAVQDLWMLLSGERAQRQRQLGALLDGYEQFRDFDRRELALIEPLRTLRLIHYSAWLARRWDDPAFPRAFPWFGSSDYWKGQVQMLEEQLEAMDEPVLIV
- the cas8c gene encoding type I-C CRISPR-associated protein Cas8c/Csd1; its protein translation is MILQALHGYYQRLLERGEPGLSPFGYSPEKISYAILLAPDGRLVDVSSIRDHSGKKPVPRLLNVPQPEKRTVGIKPNFLWDKTSYVLGVSATSKRADKEHEAFKALHLQILAGTDDPALKALLAFLSIWNPERFKAPPFNEEMRDANLVFRLDGEAMYLHERPAAQLARARLLAGAGNEGSATGECLVTGEHLPLARLHPPIKGVNGAQSSGASIVSFNLESFGSYGKSQGENAPISEQAAFAYTTVLNHLLRRGEHNRQRIQVGDATVVFWAEAADADEAATAESLLGDMLNAPPDDSQEAGRVREALEKASKGRPLRDIDPKLHDETRMYVLGLAPNASRISIRFWQTGTLGDLAQRLAQHEADMRIEPVPWKTAPAARRLVLATVPNREGAMPKMDDAFNNLAGELMRAILSGGLYPQSLLANTLMRIRSDGNLSGMRAALCKGILARQRRLGINTNDEEVPVSLDKQSLNPAYRLGRLFAVLENVQRSALGNQVNATIRDRYYGAASATPASVFPMLLRNTQNHLGKLRKDKVGWAVTLERDIREIVEGLGERFPRSLRIEDQGRFAIGYYHQSQARFNKGDDANDSTPETDVADQGALA
- the cas5c gene encoding type I-C CRISPR-associated protein Cas5c, with translation MAFGIKLYVWGDRACFTRPEMKVERVSYDVITPSAARGILDAIHWKPAIRWHVNRIHVLKPIRFESIRRNEVGGKLSAASVAKAMSAGSTAGLPNYVDEDRQQRAATILRDVAYVIEAHFELTAKAGPDDSVGKHLDIFNRRARKGQCFQMPCLGVREFPGHFKLLEEGEALPSSHGSLKGSRDLGWMLHDIDFEYGATPRFFRATMNDGVIDVPAWSSEEVKA
- a CDS encoding organic hydroperoxide resistance protein encodes the protein MAQLEKVLYTAKAHTTGGRDGAARTDDGRLDVKLSSPGTSGTGTNPEQLFAAGYSACFIGAMKAVAPKVGVTVPQDASIDAEVDLGPIPNAYGIAARLNVRLPGLDRAQAQKLVDAAHQVCPYSNATRGNVDVKINLL